One region of Catenuloplanes indicus genomic DNA includes:
- a CDS encoding arsenate reductase ArsC, whose translation MPDTAIGWQRDLSVDQQLALRTAATRLAAEFDGVYGAETVERFLYTSYEQFAGPHAIPNYLPLLAERFARQRLLALARIEGHHRDGRPVVLFLCTHNAGRSQMALGFFTHLAGDAAVAWSGGSEPGTEVNPAAIAAMRERDIDISGEYPKPWTDEIVRAADVVITMGCGDACPVFPGTRYENWDVDDPDGHELPEVRPIRDDLERRVRALLTRLAVPAR comes from the coding sequence ATGCCTGACACCGCGATCGGCTGGCAGCGGGATCTGTCCGTCGATCAGCAACTCGCGCTGCGCACCGCCGCGACCCGCCTTGCGGCAGAGTTCGACGGCGTCTACGGCGCCGAGACCGTCGAACGGTTTCTGTACACCAGCTACGAACAGTTCGCCGGCCCGCATGCGATCCCGAACTACCTGCCGCTGCTGGCCGAGCGGTTCGCCCGGCAGCGCCTGCTAGCCCTCGCCCGCATCGAGGGCCATCACCGCGACGGCCGCCCGGTGGTGCTGTTCCTGTGCACCCACAACGCCGGCCGATCGCAGATGGCCCTCGGCTTCTTCACCCACCTCGCCGGCGACGCCGCGGTCGCGTGGTCCGGCGGATCCGAACCCGGAACCGAGGTCAACCCGGCCGCGATCGCCGCGATGCGGGAACGCGACATCGACATCTCCGGCGAGTACCCGAAACCCTGGACCGACGAGATCGTCCGCGCCGCCGACGTCGTGATCACCATGGGCTGCGGCGACGCCTGCCCGGTCTTTCCCGGCACCCGGTACGAGAACTGGGACGTCGACGATCCGGACGGCCACGAACTGCCGGAGGTCCGGCCGATCCGCGACGACCTCGAGCGCCGTGTCCGCGCCCTGCTCACCCGACTCGCGGTGCCGGCCCGATAG
- a CDS encoding arsenate reductase/protein-tyrosine-phosphatase family protein: MNVEDNSLAGRARIHAALGDPARLAIVDGLTLGDASPGEIAAELGLPSNLVAHHLKVLQDAGVLVRTRSEGDRRRTYVRLQPDALAALRPPAMPPAERVVFVCTHNSARSQLAAALWRRRTGRPVASAGTAPAPRVHPRAVTVAHRHGLDLDPAGTAHVEDVVHGGDLIIAVCDNAHEDLTGPVRPRLHWSVPDPVRAGTDAAFEAAYTDLAARIDRLAPAIPPGDDHA; the protein is encoded by the coding sequence ATGAACGTTGAGGATAACTCCCTGGCGGGTCGTGCGCGGATACACGCCGCGCTCGGCGATCCGGCGCGGCTCGCGATCGTCGACGGTCTCACGCTCGGCGACGCCTCCCCGGGCGAGATCGCTGCCGAGCTCGGCCTGCCGTCGAACCTCGTTGCCCATCACCTGAAGGTGTTGCAGGACGCGGGCGTGCTGGTGCGCACACGGTCGGAGGGCGACCGGCGCCGCACCTACGTGCGCCTGCAACCGGACGCGCTCGCCGCACTGCGCCCACCGGCGATGCCACCGGCCGAGCGGGTGGTGTTCGTCTGCACGCACAACTCGGCGCGCTCGCAGCTGGCCGCCGCGCTGTGGCGGCGGCGCACCGGCCGTCCGGTCGCCTCCGCCGGCACGGCCCCCGCACCGCGGGTGCACCCGCGAGCGGTGACGGTCGCGCACCGGCACGGGCTCGATCTCGACCCGGCCGGCACCGCGCACGTCGAGGACGTCGTGCACGGCGGCGACCTGATCATCGCGGTCTGCGACAACGCCCACGAGGACCTCACCGGCCCGGTCCGGCCGCGGCTGCACTGGTCGGTGCCGGACCCGGTCCGCGCCGGCACCGACGCCGCGTTCGAGGCCGCCTACACCGACCTGGCCGCGCGCATCGACCGCCTCGCACCCGCCATCCCACCTGGAGACGACCATGCCTGA